The following are encoded together in the Actinoplanes sp. N902-109 genome:
- a CDS encoding alpha/beta fold hydrolase, with protein MSERSELTLTDGVRLCVEASGPADAPVTVVLLHGWCLDRRIWRHQIAAMTGTRTRVISYDARGHGRSGSTRLHSATLRQLGDDLAEVLDAYAPAGPVVLAGHSLGGMTIMEYADSHPAGFAERVAGLLFVSTTAEGATHTCYGLPAPLTPFLRVAEQTGAGVLARLGNRRPHRPLRPALQPVVRWLLFGDDYRAADLETTMSAFGRASMRSIGGFRASVGAQHRLETLAALGDIPAAALVGDRDRLTPPPCAESIADALPGTELTVFPGAGHMLMMERADEVTAALDAVITRAVERPQRRRRGYRKAA; from the coding sequence ATGTCCGAGCGCTCGGAGCTCACCCTCACCGACGGCGTACGGCTGTGCGTCGAGGCGTCCGGCCCCGCCGACGCCCCGGTGACCGTGGTCCTTCTGCACGGGTGGTGCCTGGACCGGCGTATCTGGCGGCATCAGATCGCCGCGATGACCGGCACCCGCACCCGCGTGATCAGCTACGACGCCCGGGGGCACGGCCGCTCCGGATCCACCCGGCTGCACTCGGCCACGCTGCGCCAGCTCGGCGACGACCTCGCGGAAGTGCTCGACGCGTACGCCCCCGCGGGCCCGGTCGTCCTGGCCGGGCACTCGCTGGGCGGCATGACGATCATGGAGTACGCCGACTCGCACCCGGCCGGCTTCGCCGAGCGGGTGGCCGGGTTGCTGTTCGTCTCCACCACCGCCGAGGGGGCCACCCACACCTGCTACGGCCTGCCGGCGCCGCTGACCCCTTTTCTGCGGGTGGCCGAGCAGACCGGCGCGGGAGTGCTGGCCCGGCTCGGCAACCGGCGCCCGCACCGGCCGTTGCGCCCGGCCCTGCAACCGGTCGTACGCTGGCTGCTGTTCGGCGACGACTACCGCGCCGCCGACCTGGAGACGACCATGTCGGCGTTCGGCCGCGCGTCGATGCGCTCGATCGGCGGCTTCCGGGCCTCGGTGGGGGCCCAGCACCGGCTGGAGACGCTGGCCGCGCTGGGTGACATCCCGGCCGCCGCGCTGGTCGGCGATCGTGACCGGCTGACCCCGCCGCCGTGCGCGGAGTCGATTGCCGACGCGCTGCCGGGCACCGAACTCACCGTCTTCCCCGGCGCCGGGCACATGCTGATGATGGAACGCGCCGACGAGGTCACCGCCGCCCTGGACGCCGTGATCACCCGGGCCGTGGAACGCCCCCAGCGGCGCCGGCGCGGCTACCGCAAGGCGGCGTGA
- a CDS encoding 1-phosphofructokinase family hexose kinase yields MGTKGVMVFVPAPQLTVTIEQQHDKPELHVHPGGQGVWQARMITLLGAPVTLCAAAGGEVGRVLEPLLKFHGVTLKTIKREHGTGWYVHDRRSGRREELAEDPGQPLSRHEMDELYSLALAEGLRAGIAVLSGPAHPSVVPAQVYRRLATDLGANGVKVIIDLSAAHLAAALEARPHVVKVSHEELIRDGMIKDASTKTLIKVLHKLHDDGAEMALVSRADEGALALIEDRVYEVDMPKMVAAESRGAGDSMTAGVAAVLAQGGTLCDAVRTGAAAGALNVTRHGLGTGRIDAVQVLTERVRLTPVDAKVPA; encoded by the coding sequence ATGGGAACGAAGGGGGTCATGGTCTTCGTGCCGGCGCCCCAGCTCACGGTCACCATCGAGCAGCAGCACGACAAGCCCGAACTGCATGTGCACCCCGGTGGTCAGGGCGTGTGGCAGGCGCGGATGATCACCCTGCTCGGCGCCCCGGTCACGCTGTGCGCGGCGGCCGGCGGCGAGGTCGGCCGGGTGCTGGAGCCGCTGCTGAAGTTCCACGGCGTGACGCTGAAGACCATAAAGCGCGAGCACGGTACGGGCTGGTACGTGCACGACCGGCGCAGCGGCAGACGCGAGGAACTCGCCGAGGACCCGGGTCAGCCGTTGTCACGCCATGAGATGGACGAGCTCTACAGCCTGGCGCTCGCCGAGGGGCTGCGCGCGGGCATCGCGGTGCTCAGCGGGCCGGCCCACCCGTCGGTCGTACCCGCGCAGGTCTACCGGAGGCTGGCCACCGACCTGGGGGCCAACGGCGTCAAGGTGATCATCGACCTGTCCGCCGCGCACCTGGCGGCGGCGCTGGAGGCCCGGCCGCATGTGGTCAAGGTCAGCCACGAGGAACTGATCCGCGACGGCATGATCAAGGACGCCTCCACCAAGACGCTGATCAAGGTGCTGCACAAGCTGCACGACGACGGCGCCGAGATGGCTCTGGTGTCCCGGGCCGACGAGGGCGCGCTGGCGCTGATCGAGGACCGCGTCTACGAGGTCGACATGCCCAAGATGGTGGCCGCCGAGTCGCGCGGAGCGGGTGATTCCATGACCGCGGGAGTGGCAGCCGTCTTGGCCCAGGGTGGCACGCTGTGTGACGCTGTGCGTACGGGTGCTGCCGCCGGCGCCCTCAACGTCACCCGCCACGGGCTCGGGACGGGCCGCATCGACGCTGTCCAGGTGCTCACCGAACGGGTGCGGCTGACCCCCGTCGACGCGAAGGTGCCCGCATGA
- a CDS encoding cation diffusion facilitator family transporter has translation MGAGHDHGGQALRAGERHRSRLWWAAALLAAFMLVEAVAALLTGSLALLSDAGHMFTDVLGIAMALAAIHAAGRAAADSQRTFGLYRLEVLAALANAVLLTAVAVYVLVEAVQRFTDPPDVPAGSMLIVATGGLVINVIAFLLLRSGAQESINVRGAYLEVVGDLLGSVGVIVAAGIIAVTGWSYADPIVAVVVALMILPRTFALGRSAVRILVQAAPEHLDMGSVRERLAAVPGVCDVHDLHVWTLTSGMDVASAHLSLDPAAELGAVLSSAREALHDDFHIEHATLQVEPVGPGGGSCGPTSW, from the coding sequence ATGGGAGCCGGGCACGACCATGGCGGTCAGGCACTGCGCGCGGGTGAGCGGCATCGCTCCCGGCTGTGGTGGGCCGCCGCCCTGCTGGCAGCGTTCATGCTGGTCGAGGCGGTTGCCGCGCTGCTGACCGGCTCGCTGGCGCTGCTCTCGGACGCCGGGCACATGTTCACCGACGTGCTGGGCATCGCCATGGCGCTGGCCGCGATCCATGCCGCCGGCCGGGCCGCCGCCGACTCGCAGCGCACCTTCGGGCTGTACCGGCTGGAGGTGCTGGCCGCGCTGGCCAACGCCGTGCTGCTCACCGCGGTGGCGGTCTACGTCCTGGTCGAGGCCGTGCAGCGGTTCACCGACCCGCCCGACGTGCCCGCCGGCTCGATGCTGATCGTGGCGACCGGCGGCCTGGTGATCAACGTGATCGCGTTCCTGCTGCTGCGCTCGGGCGCGCAGGAGAGCATCAACGTGCGCGGCGCCTATCTGGAAGTCGTCGGCGACCTGCTCGGCTCGGTGGGCGTGATCGTCGCGGCCGGCATCATCGCGGTCACCGGCTGGTCGTACGCGGACCCCATCGTCGCCGTCGTGGTGGCCCTGATGATCCTGCCGCGCACCTTCGCCCTGGGCCGTTCGGCGGTGCGCATCCTCGTGCAGGCCGCACCGGAACACCTGGACATGGGCTCGGTGCGCGAGCGGCTGGCCGCCGTTCCGGGCGTGTGCGACGTGCACGACCTGCATGTCTGGACGCTCACCTCGGGCATGGACGTGGCCTCGGCGCACCTGAGCCTCGATCCGGCCGCCGAGCTGGGCGCGGTGCTCTCCTCGGCCCGCGAGGCCCTGCACGACGACTTCCACATCGAGCACGCCACGCTGCAGGTCGAGCCGGTCGGCCCGGGTGGCGGATCGTGCGGGCCGACGAGCTGGTAA
- a CDS encoding STAS domain-containing protein encodes MTLSITTSTKPAGVVEVSPVGEIDVENAYEIKEAVAEQLAAGTPERIELDMHGVSFIDSVGISALVAAFQLASVSGVKLVVTRPSRFAHRQLWVTGLLGLFGAPEPCTDCGDPAHRTLVP; translated from the coding sequence GTGACGCTGTCGATAACGACGTCAACGAAACCCGCCGGTGTGGTGGAAGTCTCACCTGTCGGTGAGATCGACGTCGAGAACGCGTACGAGATCAAGGAAGCTGTCGCGGAGCAACTGGCCGCGGGAACACCCGAGCGCATCGAGCTCGACATGCACGGCGTCTCGTTCATCGACTCCGTGGGAATCTCCGCCCTGGTGGCGGCCTTCCAGCTCGCGAGCGTGAGCGGAGTGAAGCTGGTGGTCACGCGGCCGAGCCGGTTCGCGCACCGGCAGTTGTGGGTGACCGGCCTGCTGGGGCTCTTCGGCGCCCCCGAGCCGTGCACGGACTGCGGCGACCCCGCGCACCGCACACTCGTTCCCTGA
- the surE gene encoding 5'/3'-nucleotidase SurE — protein MTPRILITNDDGIDAPGIRWLARAVARRGFDVVVAAPLTEASGTSAAMTAVEKQGRIVVEPRELPGVKNVPAYAVAASPAFIVLLALRDAFGPPPQIVLSGINRGANAGAAVIHSGTVGATLTASHAGLHGLAVSLDVLSPSNGSVASGGQAIADLDKQDDEKRHWVSAAELAVKLLPTLTHTPAGTVLNLNVPDLHVDGIRGLRRAGLARFGQVQMSIAEAGEGFVRTAVQAADEPLEDGTDLAALAEGFAVVTPIRAPGEATDVTINIENIVVQTPAI, from the coding sequence ATGACGCCACGCATTCTGATCACCAACGACGACGGCATCGACGCCCCGGGGATCAGGTGGCTGGCCCGCGCGGTCGCCCGGCGGGGCTTCGACGTGGTGGTGGCAGCCCCGCTGACCGAGGCGAGCGGCACCAGCGCGGCCATGACGGCGGTCGAGAAGCAGGGCCGCATCGTGGTCGAGCCGCGCGAGCTGCCCGGGGTCAAGAACGTCCCGGCGTACGCGGTGGCGGCCTCCCCCGCGTTCATCGTGCTGCTGGCGCTGCGCGACGCGTTCGGCCCGCCACCGCAGATCGTGCTCTCGGGCATCAACCGGGGCGCCAACGCGGGTGCGGCGGTGATCCACTCGGGCACCGTGGGTGCGACGCTGACCGCCTCGCACGCCGGTCTGCACGGCCTGGCGGTGTCGCTCGACGTGCTGTCACCCAGCAACGGCAGCGTGGCCAGCGGCGGTCAGGCGATCGCCGACCTGGACAAGCAGGACGACGAGAAGCGGCACTGGGTCAGCGCGGCCGAGCTGGCGGTCAAGCTGCTGCCCACGCTCACCCACACCCCGGCCGGCACGGTGCTCAACCTGAACGTTCCCGACCTGCACGTCGACGGCATCCGCGGGCTGCGCCGGGCCGGGCTCGCCCGCTTCGGGCAGGTCCAGATGAGCATCGCCGAGGCCGGTGAGGGCTTCGTGCGCACCGCCGTGCAAGCTGCCGACGAACCGCTGGAGGACGGCACGGACCTGGCCGCACTGGCCGAGGGCTTCGCGGTGGTCACGCCCATCCGCGCCCCCGGCGAGGCCACCGACGTCACGATCAATATCGAGAACATCGTGGTGCAGACGCCGGCCATCTGA
- a CDS encoding AAA family ATPase, which translates to MSDVHVLQQEIAVEQEHVDRVYARLADLRREASRAEKEGYQLAGVGTFGALVERDAMVFHAARRRHALDTEYEGLVFGRLDLTTGARHYVGRMGIRDEDSQSLVVDWRAPAAAAFYRATPADPLGVVRRRMIQSSREKVTGIEDDLLDPGAAPADMRVVGDGALMASLSKATGRGMRDIVATIQREQDDAIRSPASGVTIVTGGPGTGKTAVALHRAAYLLYADRNRFAGGGILVVGPSGVFVNYIATVLPSLGEDTATLRSLGSLVPGYDATRVDPTDVAAIKGSLRMRRVLERASHDAVPGGPAELRLLYHGTLLRLDTAELDRIRRRALPRGARRNEVRGAGFDRIFDALWAQAKQSIRNLPEKADFEAELADRTDFREFLKAWWPRFTPMRVLRWLADPARLRSYGNGLLSKEEIALLQGSFDGLAEHGPTIADVALLDELDELMGRPRKPQQRKNGNPFHVRDGVQEVSTYSDRQAAARSQAVQREEDYRDYAHVVVDESQDVSPLQWRMLGRRGQYASWTIVGDPAQTAWPGDISELDQARDRALGTRKRATYELTTNYRNSSEIFAVAARVIRKLMPGLKLPRAVRSTGVEPVELLVEPGELAQITRDSAEKHLADVDGTIGVITPVPRRDEIAAWVAGLPDRVQVVTALEAKGMEYDAVVLVEPAGIATDASGTRTLYVALSRATQRLTTVASRPW; encoded by the coding sequence GTGAGCGACGTCCACGTTCTGCAGCAGGAGATCGCTGTCGAGCAGGAACACGTCGACCGGGTGTACGCCCGGCTCGCCGATCTCCGCCGCGAGGCGTCGCGGGCGGAGAAGGAGGGCTACCAGCTCGCCGGCGTGGGCACCTTCGGCGCCCTGGTGGAACGGGACGCGATGGTCTTCCACGCCGCGCGCCGCCGGCACGCCCTGGACACCGAGTACGAGGGCCTGGTCTTCGGCCGGCTCGACCTGACCACCGGCGCCCGGCACTACGTGGGGCGCATGGGCATCCGCGACGAGGACTCGCAGTCGCTGGTCGTCGACTGGCGCGCCCCGGCCGCCGCCGCGTTCTACCGGGCCACCCCGGCCGACCCGCTCGGGGTGGTGCGCCGCCGCATGATCCAGTCCAGCCGGGAGAAGGTCACCGGGATCGAGGACGACCTGCTCGACCCCGGGGCGGCGCCCGCGGACATGCGGGTCGTCGGCGACGGTGCGCTGATGGCGAGCCTGTCCAAGGCGACCGGCCGCGGCATGCGTGACATCGTCGCGACCATCCAGCGCGAGCAGGACGACGCGATCCGCTCCCCCGCCTCCGGGGTGACCATCGTGACCGGCGGGCCCGGCACCGGCAAGACGGCGGTGGCCCTGCACCGCGCGGCGTACCTGCTCTATGCCGACCGCAACCGGTTCGCCGGCGGCGGCATCCTGGTGGTCGGCCCGTCCGGGGTGTTCGTCAACTACATCGCCACGGTGCTGCCCTCGCTCGGCGAGGACACCGCCACGCTGCGGTCGTTGGGCTCGCTGGTGCCCGGGTACGACGCCACCCGCGTCGATCCCACCGACGTCGCGGCGATCAAGGGGTCGCTGCGGATGCGCCGGGTGCTCGAACGCGCCTCGCACGACGCGGTGCCCGGCGGCCCGGCCGAGCTGCGCCTGCTCTACCACGGCACGCTGCTGCGCCTGGACACCGCCGAGCTCGACCGGATCCGGCGCAGGGCACTGCCCCGCGGTGCGCGCCGCAACGAGGTACGCGGGGCCGGCTTCGACCGCATCTTCGACGCGCTGTGGGCGCAGGCCAAGCAGTCCATCCGCAACCTGCCGGAGAAGGCGGACTTCGAGGCCGAGCTGGCCGACCGCACCGACTTCCGCGAGTTCCTCAAGGCCTGGTGGCCCCGGTTCACCCCGATGCGGGTGCTCCGATGGCTCGCCGATCCGGCCCGGCTCCGTTCGTACGGGAACGGTCTGCTCTCGAAGGAGGAAATCGCCCTGCTGCAGGGCTCGTTCGACGGACTCGCCGAGCACGGCCCGACGATCGCCGACGTGGCGCTGCTGGACGAGCTGGACGAGCTGATGGGCCGGCCACGCAAGCCGCAGCAGCGCAAGAACGGCAACCCGTTCCACGTCCGCGACGGCGTGCAGGAGGTCAGCACCTACTCCGACCGGCAGGCCGCGGCCCGGTCCCAGGCCGTGCAGCGCGAGGAGGACTACCGTGACTACGCCCACGTGGTGGTGGACGAGTCGCAGGACGTCTCGCCGCTGCAGTGGCGCATGCTCGGCCGGCGCGGGCAGTACGCCTCCTGGACCATCGTCGGCGACCCGGCGCAGACCGCCTGGCCCGGCGACATCAGCGAGCTGGACCAGGCCCGGGACCGCGCGCTCGGCACCCGCAAGCGGGCCACCTACGAGCTGACCACCAACTACCGCAACTCCTCGGAGATCTTCGCGGTGGCGGCCCGGGTGATCCGCAAGCTGATGCCCGGTCTCAAGCTGCCCCGAGCCGTACGCAGCACCGGGGTCGAGCCGGTCGAGCTGCTCGTCGAGCCGGGCGAGCTGGCGCAGATCACCCGCGACTCGGCGGAGAAGCACCTGGCCGACGTCGACGGGACCATCGGCGTGATCACCCCGGTGCCCCGCCGCGACGAGATCGCCGCGTGGGTGGCCGGCCTGCCCGACCGCGTCCAGGTGGTCACGGCGCTGGAGGCCAAGGGCATGGAGTACGACGCGGTGGTGCTGGTCGAGCCGGCCGGTATCGCCACGGACGCCAGCGGCACCCGCACGCTCTATGTCGCGCTGTCGCGGGCCACGCAACGCCTGACCACCGTGGCGTCCCGGCCGTGGTGA